In Gimesia benthica, a single window of DNA contains:
- a CDS encoding UvrB/UvrC motif-containing protein, which yields MKKCKVCNKPAVYHLTEIQNGEAQALHFCEEHFQEYISGQTSQDEWEPQDDATLIELSSQELQLDEEMECPNCGITFQEFRSEGRLGCPHDYIAFREPLIQLLENIHGECVHIGKFPKRAPTSSQQQYNLIKLRRELTAAIAEENYEAAASLRDEISKLEQEEQEQSESDTSAE from the coding sequence ATGAAAAAATGTAAAGTCTGTAACAAGCCGGCAGTCTATCACCTGACTGAGATTCAGAATGGTGAGGCACAGGCACTGCATTTCTGTGAAGAACATTTTCAGGAATATATCAGCGGGCAGACATCGCAGGACGAATGGGAGCCTCAGGATGATGCGACTCTGATTGAACTCAGTTCTCAGGAACTGCAGTTAGACGAAGAGATGGAATGTCCCAATTGCGGAATCACATTTCAGGAATTTCGTAGTGAAGGACGACTCGGCTGCCCGCATGATTACATCGCCTTCCGAGAACCGCTGATTCAATTACTTGAGAACATCCATGGTGAGTGCGTGCACATTGGGAAATTCCCCAAGCGAGCCCCCACTTCCAGTCAGCAGCAGTACAATTTAATCAAACTCCGGCGAGAATTGACCGCGGCGATTGCAGAAGAAAATTACGAAGCGGCCGCCTCGCTAAGAGACGAGATTTCCAAGCTGGAGCAGGAA
- a CDS encoding CoA-binding protein, with protein sequence MSKPTVAIIGASTDRQKYGNKSVRAHLSQGYEVYPIHPSANEIEGLTAYPSLQAVPAENLDRISVYVPPSVGIQLLEEIQQRGAKEVWFNPGSESPDLLERARELGLNVIQACSIIAIGESPADHAD encoded by the coding sequence ATGAGTAAACCGACAGTTGCAATCATTGGTGCCAGCACAGACCGCCAGAAATATGGAAACAAATCGGTCCGCGCACATTTGAGCCAGGGATACGAAGTTTATCCTATCCATCCCAGTGCAAATGAAATCGAAGGCTTGACCGCCTATCCCAGCCTGCAGGCTGTACCTGCGGAGAATCTGGACCGAATCAGTGTCTATGTGCCACCATCCGTTGGAATCCAGCTGCTGGAAGAAATCCAACAGAGAGGAGCTAAAGAGGTCTGGTTTAATCCGGGGAGCGAAAGCCCAGATCTGCTGGAGCGGGCACGGGAACTGGGATTGAATGTAATTCAGGCGTGTAGCATTATCGCCATCGGTGAGTCCCCCGCGGATCATGCCGACTAA
- a CDS encoding DUF6807 family protein, with translation MKHITSQLACCLFLIIFTQLSVTAAEKKGFTWKDHPDQKVADLYYNGQPVLQYVYPFDKSTPETFHDTYKVFHHVYSPQSGTVITKGPGGKYTHHRGLYVGWNKTSFDGKTLDFWHCKNGAHLRHDKFISMQGGPDAGTMTAEIHWEDGDGKPVIIETRKVTVTPIKVSSSEAPAWQIDWQTTLQSKRGEITLDGDRQHAGFQYRAAQPVAESNNATYVRPEGSPQQPAPYQVSDRTDPDKHVNLGWLAMSYDIDGKHYNVEYMEDPNVPKPSRYSERPYGRFGAFFDTKIDESHPLKMNYRLIVSEGKTPSQSEVQKRYDQFVSSLKKQDS, from the coding sequence ATGAAACATATCACCTCTCAACTTGCCTGCTGTCTGTTTTTGATCATTTTCACCCAGTTGAGCGTTACTGCCGCTGAAAAGAAAGGTTTCACCTGGAAAGATCATCCGGATCAGAAAGTGGCAGACCTGTACTATAACGGTCAACCAGTGCTGCAGTATGTCTACCCGTTTGATAAATCCACCCCGGAAACATTTCACGACACTTACAAAGTCTTTCATCATGTTTATAGTCCCCAGAGCGGAACGGTGATTACCAAGGGCCCCGGTGGGAAGTACACACATCATCGTGGATTATATGTCGGCTGGAATAAAACCAGCTTTGATGGCAAAACACTCGACTTCTGGCACTGTAAAAACGGAGCCCATCTACGTCATGACAAGTTCATATCGATGCAGGGTGGCCCAGATGCGGGGACAATGACTGCGGAGATCCACTGGGAGGATGGCGACGGGAAGCCCGTGATTATTGAAACACGCAAAGTAACGGTTACTCCGATCAAGGTTTCCAGCTCTGAAGCACCAGCCTGGCAGATCGACTGGCAAACTACCTTACAAAGTAAACGCGGCGAAATTACTCTCGACGGCGATCGTCAACATGCCGGTTTCCAGTACCGTGCCGCCCAGCCAGTAGCCGAGTCCAATAATGCGACCTATGTTCGCCCCGAGGGATCGCCTCAGCAACCGGCTCCCTACCAGGTCTCAGACCGAACCGATCCCGACAAGCATGTGAACCTGGGCTGGCTTGCCATGTCTTATGATATTGATGGCAAGCATTACAATGTGGAGTACATGGAAGATCCGAATGTACCGAAACCATCGCGATATTCCGAGCGTCCCTATGGTCGCTTTGGTGCCTTTTTCGATACGAAAATCGACGAAAGTCATCCGCTTAAGATGAACTATCGATTGATTGTGAGTGAAGGGAAGACTCCTTCCCAGTCCGAGGTTCAGAAACGTTATGACCAGTTTGTCTCCTCGTTAAAGAAACAGGACTCCTGA